CCGCCGGGTGCAGGACGCCAGCGTCGAGCTGCGGGCCGGCGAGATCGTCGGGCTGGCCGGGCTGCTCGGCTCCGGCCGGACGGAGGTCGCCCGGGTGCTGTTCGGGGCCGATGCCCTGGAGGGCGGGACGTTGCGCCTGAACGGCCGTCCCGTGCGCTTCCAGAGTCCCGCCGACGCGATCCGCGCCGGCATCGGCTTCTGCTCGGAGGACCGCAAGAGCGAGGGCATCATCCCCGACATGTCGATCCGCGAGAACATGACGCTGGCGCTGTTGCCGGCCATGTCGCGGGCCGGCATCGTCGACACCTACCACCAGCAGTCGGTCGTCTGGACCTTCATCCGCCGGCTGGGCATCAAATGCGCCTCGCCGGACCAGAAGATCCGCGAGCTGTCGGGCGGCAACCAGCAGAAGGTGCTGCTCGCCCGCTGGCTCTGCATGAACCCGAAGGTGCTGCTGCTCGACGAGCCGACGCGCGGCATCGACGTCGGCGCCAAGGCGGAAATCCAGGCGCTGATCCAGGAGCTGGCGGACGGCGGCATGGGCGTCCTGATGATCTCGTCCGAACTGGAGGAACTCGTCGAGGGGGCGGACCGCGTCGTGGTGCTGCGCGACGGCCGCACGGTCGCGGAACTGGATGGCGATGCGGTGAGCGAGCCGGCGCTGATGCACGCCATGGCGCACGGCCACTCCCAGGATCCGGCGGAGACCGCCCATGGCTGAACTGAGCCTGAGCAAGCGCAGCGAAGCCCCTGCCCGGCGGATGGGCCGCCGGATGCGGGACTGGGGGGCGCCGCTCGCCCTGCTGGCCCTGCTGGTCTTCAACGTCGCCGTGACGCCGAACTTCCTGACCTGGCAGACCTTCTTCGTCAACCTGACGCAGGTCGCGACCATCGTGATCGTCGCCGTCGGGATGACGCTGGTCATCGCCACGGGGGGGATCGACCTGTCGGTCGGCTCGCTCATGGCGATCGCCGGGGCGCTCGCCCCGCTGATCCTCGGAGGAAGCCTGTTCGGCCCGCTCGACCCGACCACGGCGGTCGCGCTGGCGCTCGGGGTGCCGGTGCTGGTCACGGCGGCGCTCGGTCTCTTCAACGGCGTCCTCGTCACCGGCTTCCGCATCCAGCCGATCATCGCGACCCTGGTCCTGTTCATCGCCGGGCGGGGCATCGCGCAGGTGATGACCAACGGCAATCTGCAGACCTTCTCCAACCCGTCCTTCCAGTGGATCGGGCTGGGGCGGATCTCCGGGGTGCCGGTGCAGGCGGTCCTGATGGTCGTCATCGTGCTCGCCATGGCCTGGGTGCTGCGCGCCACCGTCTATGGCCGCCACGTGCTGGCGACCGGCGGCAACGAAGGGGCGGCGCGTCTGGCGGGCATCCCGGTGGCGCGGGTCAAGCTGGCCGTCTACGCCATCAGCGGGCTGCTGTCGGGCATCGCCGGCCTGATCGTCATCTCCATCAACTCGTCGGCCGACGCCAACCTGATCGGCCTCGGCATGGAGCTGGACGCCATCGCCGCCGTGGCGGTCGGCGGCACGCTGCTGACCGGCGGACGGGCGACGGTGATCGGCACGCTGCTCGGCGCGCTCATCATCCAGCTCGTCCGCTACACGCTGCTCGCCAACGGGGTGCCGGATGCCGCCGCCCTGGTGGTCAAGGCCGCGATCATCCTGCTGGCCGTCTGGCTGCAACGTCAGGGAGCATCCCGATGACCGCCCCGACCACCACCCCGATCACCGCCGGATCCATGCCTCCTCGCCGCCGCAGCCTCGGCGCGGCCCGTGCCGCCAGCCTGATCGGCCGGCAGGGGGTGCTGGTGGCGCTGTTGCTGCTGATCCTGTTCGGGGCGCTGCGCTACGACAATTTCCTCGGCTCCTACAACGTGCTGAGCCTGTTGCGCTACAACGCCATGTTCGCGCTGGTGGCGCTCGGCATGTGCTTCGTCATCATGACCGGCGGGATCGATCTGTCGGTCGGGGCCGTCGCCGCCATGGCGAGCGTCGTGTCCGCCCTGGTCAGCCCCTACGGGCTGGTGCCGGCGCTCGCCGCCGGAATCGGGGCGGGGCTGCTGACCGGGCTGGTCAACGGTCTCGTCATCGCCTGGGGCGGCATCCTGCCCTTCATCACCACGCTGGCGACGATGCTCGCGGCCAACGGGATGGCGCTGCTGCTCGCCGGCAACCAGTCCGTCTCCGTGTCGTGGGAGGGCCTGTTCATCGAGCTCGGCCAGGGCGACCTGTTCGGCCTGCCGGTCCCGGCCCTGATCGCCGCCGCCGCCTACCTGCTCGGCTCGCTGGCGCTGAACTACACGGCCTTCGGCCGCAACACGCTGGCGGTCGGCGGCAACGAGGAGGCGGCGCGCCTGATGGGCCTGCCGGTCCGGCGCGTGAAGATCGCCGTCTACGTCCTCTCCGGCGGGCTGGCCGGGCTGGCCGGGGTGATCCTGGCATCGCAGTTCGGCGCCGGCCAGCCGACCGAGGGGGCGGGGTGGGAGCTGTTCGCCATCGCCGCCGTGGTGGTGGGCGGAACGCTGCTCACCGGCGGCATCGGCTCGGTCGGCGCCACGCTGTCGGGCGTCCTGCTGCTCGGCCTGATCTTCAACATCCTGAATTTCGAGAACGGCCGCGGGGCCATCAGCCTGAGTGCCTACTGGCAATCGGTGATCCGCGGTCTCTTCCTGCTCGTCGTCGTCGTTCTGCAAAGCCGCCTGACGGCGCGGCGGACCGGCTGACGGGACTTCTCCACCACCGCGCGTTTTCCTGAGGGAGCACTGCCACCATGACCGGCCGCTATGATTCCGCCACCCTCGACGCCCTGGCCGAGACCGTCAGGCGCGACAGCTATGTCGTCCTGAAGGACCATCTGCCGAAGGCGACGCTGCAAGCCTGGAGGGAGGCGTTCCAGCCCCTGTTCGACCGCCATGTCGAACGGGAGGGGCACATGCAGAACCGCGGCAAGGGCCGCTTCTACGTCACCTTGCCGTTCGACGCCCCGTTCGCGGACCCGGAAATCTTCGAGGACGAGGATATCCTGGGCGTCGTCCAGCGCCTCGTCGGCCCCGACCCGGTGTTCTGCCAGCTTGCGACCGACACGCCGGTTCTGGGATCGGAGCATCAGGAGATCCATCGCGACACGCCGCCCCTGTTCCCGGAATGGGGCCGCGAGACGCCGTCCTTCCAGCTCGCCGTGAACTTCGCGCTGTGCGACGTCACGCTGGAGAACGGTCCGATCGAGATCGCCAGGGGAACCCACCTGATGAACCGGGACGAGGCCCTGGCGAAGATCAGGTCCGGCGAGATCCCGCTGGAGACGGTGCCGATGGCGCTGGGCGACGTGATGATCCGCGACGTCCGTCACCTGCACCGCGGAACGCCCAACCGCACCGATCAGCCGCGGCCGATGGTCGTGCTGGGCTACAGCCGCCGCTGGCTGTTCCGTCCGGAGGTCAGCATCCGCGTTCCGCGTTCCGTCCACGCCCGCCTGTCCGATCGCGCCCGCCATCTGCTGCGCTTCAACCCGGTGGTCGACAGTCTCGACGACGGCCAGACGGAGCAGTATCAGGCCTTCGCCTACTGATCCCTGAATCCGGACGGGCGCCGGCCGGTGGCACGGCGCCCGTTTGATCCACCGCGTCCTCAGCCGGCGCGGACCTCGCTGATGAAGCGCTCGACCTCCTGCGACAGCCGTTCGGAGTCGCGGAACAGGGTGCCGGCGGCGTCGAGCACCTGATGGGCGGC
Above is a genomic segment from Azospirillum thermophilum containing:
- a CDS encoding ABC transporter permease, giving the protein MPPRRRSLGAARAASLIGRQGVLVALLLLILFGALRYDNFLGSYNVLSLLRYNAMFALVALGMCFVIMTGGIDLSVGAVAAMASVVSALVSPYGLVPALAAGIGAGLLTGLVNGLVIAWGGILPFITTLATMLAANGMALLLAGNQSVSVSWEGLFIELGQGDLFGLPVPALIAAAAYLLGSLALNYTAFGRNTLAVGGNEEAARLMGLPVRRVKIAVYVLSGGLAGLAGVILASQFGAGQPTEGAGWELFAIAAVVVGGTLLTGGIGSVGATLSGVLLLGLIFNILNFENGRGAISLSAYWQSVIRGLFLLVVVVLQSRLTARRTG
- a CDS encoding phytanoyl-CoA dioxygenase family protein, with the translated sequence MTGRYDSATLDALAETVRRDSYVVLKDHLPKATLQAWREAFQPLFDRHVEREGHMQNRGKGRFYVTLPFDAPFADPEIFEDEDILGVVQRLVGPDPVFCQLATDTPVLGSEHQEIHRDTPPLFPEWGRETPSFQLAVNFALCDVTLENGPIEIARGTHLMNRDEALAKIRSGEIPLETVPMALGDVMIRDVRHLHRGTPNRTDQPRPMVVLGYSRRWLFRPEVSIRVPRSVHARLSDRARHLLRFNPVVDSLDDGQTEQYQAFAY
- a CDS encoding ABC transporter permease; translation: MGRRMRDWGAPLALLALLVFNVAVTPNFLTWQTFFVNLTQVATIVIVAVGMTLVIATGGIDLSVGSLMAIAGALAPLILGGSLFGPLDPTTAVALALGVPVLVTAALGLFNGVLVTGFRIQPIIATLVLFIAGRGIAQVMTNGNLQTFSNPSFQWIGLGRISGVPVQAVLMVVIVLAMAWVLRATVYGRHVLATGGNEGAARLAGIPVARVKLAVYAISGLLSGIAGLIVISINSSADANLIGLGMELDAIAAVAVGGTLLTGGRATVIGTLLGALIIQLVRYTLLANGVPDAAALVVKAAIILLAVWLQRQGASR